From Cucumis melo cultivar AY chromosome 3, USDA_Cmelo_AY_1.0, whole genome shotgun sequence:
TTAACTCAACACTCGTTACTCTTCCCCATCCATTCCTATCCCCAACACCATGGTGGGCGTTTTCCGGCGTTCTCTTTCTTTCCCCAACAAGCCGGTTGCCTCCCCCGCCGCCCCCCGTCCACAGAAGCCCCGAATTTCCAGGCACCTCCGATCCATCAGTTTACCCTGCAGATCCCATCCATTGATCTCGTCTCTCAAGGACGAGATCGCCAATCTCAAATACTGGTCGTCCACTGACCAACGCACTGCCGCCTGGCTCTGCCGCGGCCTAGCCGCAGTGAAACTCGTACATGACTACCTTGACGACATCCTCCAACTCCCTCAGTCACGTGAGGCCATGGGTCGACTCTCCGCTACGTGGGTAGAGAACGTTCTAGAAGGCTTCCTCCGCTTCATCGATGCTTACGGGATCTTCCAGAACCTCATCCTGGGGTTCTTAGAAGAGCATGTGGCAGCGCAGGTGGGAATGCGGAGAAAAGAGGAGACGAAAGTGGAGTTGTACAAAAAAGCGAAAAAACGGATGGCGAAAGAAACAGGGGAGTTGGGTTCGGTGGTCCGGGCGGGCGTGACGGTGGTTGGGGAGGTGGAGGTGGAGGAGGAGGAGCTGACGGCGGCAGTGAAGGATGTGATGGAGGTGACGGGGATGGTTTCGGTGGCGGTTTTTGAAGGGATTGGAATGTCGTTGGGATGGAGGAGGAGGAATAGGAATTGGATGAGGAAAGGGACGAAGGTGAAATTGGAGAATGGGATAATGGAGTTTATGGAAATGGGTGTAAAGAAGAGTGAGGAAGATGAAGTGAGAATGAAGGATTTGGAGGAGTGGATTCGGAGTATACAAGATGGAACTCAGAATTTCTTTAGGACTTTGATGAATACTAGAGTTTCGATACTCAATGCTCTCTCCCattaactttaatttattttcttacaCCAAGGCACAAATTATATACTTTTTACCATATTCTTTTTGTTAATTACATATCATACACTATGCTTATTGTTATTCTTTACCACTCCCattcaaataaattataatagCAGAGATCCCATTTCCCAACATTTCCCAATGCTAACTTGATAGTGCTGACCAAGCAGAGCTACCATTTTGTCTAACAAACTGGTTGAAATGTGCTACAAGAGATTCTCAAAATAACGTGTGACATCTTGCTTACGCCTTCAAACAAGAGGCAAGTCAGTGCAAACTGAGATGGTTGACTATGCATTTGATCTGTCTCCACCATCTCTACTAACGTGTCAAGAAAATGATTTTAGATAAAACATGGTGGGACAAAAAGGTTTTGGAAACCGATAGTGATTTTAGATTAAACTATGTAAGCATGCAACCAAACAAAGTAGGATTGCTGCATGGTTTCTATTgttcatttatatttgataggtattttttctttttctttaaatgatACATATTTGATAGTATTTAGTTTCATAtcaaaacaaattattaatGAGTGGAGGAGTAACTTAGAGGtgagtttcttcttcttcttttttttactataCAGTTTAATAGTTATGATGGAATCTAACAAACCATTTTCTTGGGATAGAAAAAGTATATTTCAAAGTTTATTTTTAAGTACTTAGaagacaaaattttgaaaacaataaaaTCCATGAAAGAAAAGTTACATTGTATTTCATGCTCTACCCATACATGTGTATAGTACCATTGTTTGCATaagtaaatttaaaaaatgtctttCGTAGAGTTGAAATCATGTCCACATAGATAGATTATATTACATTCATAATAATTGATTCAACTTAATTTTCTCTTTTGTATGTGTACACTCCATTTGAGAGTTTTTGAAGTTTTCTAACAGTTTGGAGAATTCCCAAGGTGAAAAActcttatattttaaaattctcTCACGAGCCTTGTAGGCTTTAGCTTGTTTTTCTATGACATCAAATACTATTTAATAGCAATTTAAAATTCAAGTTCAAAATATGGATACATTCAGactcattttcaaaatttgcaaACCTAGATTACCTACTCGACACATCTCCACTTACCGTAAATATGAAAACATTTAAATCATCATTGAATATGTCTCTTTAGTCCtcatattttaaaaacttatttcttaGTCTCCAAGTttataataaattttcaaaGTGTACATTTTTAGTCTTTGAATTTGTTaatatagatttaaaatatcCTAGaattatcttttgttttatttatatataaaaaaaaaacaatagaaaatgttattctaatttaaaataagagtataaaattattttggagaccttaagctttttttttttgaacaaaaGGTAGAAAACTTGAAAACCAAATAGGTTTATTCTTataaattcaatatttttaaaactcatAAACCAAACACacacattttatcaaaatttgaGGACTAAAATGGTAATTTACTATTTTCATAATACAGTAGGAAAATTCAAACTAAAGACTTTATGATTTAATTAGTGTGCACTCTAATACTTAGCTAACCTAAACTCtgttttgttaaaaaaaaaaaaaaaacttttaacaATCCAGCAAAAAAAGAACTACATCTACAAATAAAATTGAACCAATACATAGTAAAAGGTAAAAGTGAGTATCATCTATATACTTCgattgaaatgaaaaaaagaaagagaactGACGGGGACAAGGAATCACAAACGCCAATAATTCCAACATATTTTATATCATTGCATATTTGCTTTCCGTTGACATAGTAATCTTCGCCACATAAAGTCCGGATAATGCAAAAAAGGTAAAAACAGCACACCTCCACCCCTCCATTTCCTACCACTTCCCAAcgttaaaaagaaaacaaaaacaaatattaattaCTCTTTTAGTTGCTCAGTTTTGAAAAAGCATTTCTTCTTAGTTTccacattttaaaaaatggaaaacaaaTTCCACTTCAATAAAATTACGTCCCCAAAACAAAAACGCTCTCTATATTTCATTTCATAATGCTAAGCTAACGGCTCCCTTATTTACTTTTACTTTACTTTACTGTTactacaaaattatctatttcttttgGCCTCAAATGGAAAATTCCCCAAATTTAATATCCTAAAAAACAAGGGACCACTCTGCAAATTAAAAAGAGACGTTATGCGAATCCCGCCAACATTCCCTTTTCTCCTGTCTCTTCGTCTTCTCATTAATCTCTTCACTCCATTTTGCCAATCACCTcccttctttctctctctctctctctctaatatCCATATTTATTTGTTGTACCATAAAATCTCAAGCGTTGCTATTTTCATTCTTCTCGGTTCCTGCCTCATCTGGGATTTCTCCGGCGACGACGGCCACCTCCCATGGGCTGTGCCTCGTCCAAGCTCGACAATCTTCCGGCGGTGGCTCTTTGCCGTGACCGTTGCAAGTTTCTTGACCAAGCTCTTGTTTCTACCCATTCACTCATTGATTCCCACTCTGCTTATGCTGATTCACTCGACAAAACCGCCTCCGCTCTCCGCCGTTTGTTTGATCAAGACGGCGAAACCGGTGGAGGAGATTTGAAATGCGCTCCACCACCGCCTGCTGCCCCTAAAAAGGACAGATCGGATTCCGATTCCGAttctgaagaagaagaagaagatgggtgTTTTGATCAAGAGAAACCGCTGTCTCCCCCGGTTGGAAGTTTTATGTTTTCGAATTACGATTCGGCAAGAGGACAGCCGCCACCGCCGCCACCGACTGGCTCATCGTGggatttcttcaatttcttCGACTCGTACGAGAGATACGAGCAACCCATTTTCAATTGGGACCGTGAAGGAGCAGATCGGAAGTTACCAACAACGAAAGTTGTggcgaagaagaagaagaaaccgGCGCTGGTTGTTGATTCGAAGAAAAATGAGGTAACGGAAAAATCAAACCAACCGGAAAAGAAGATTGATGATCCAAAGATGAGTGTGTTGGATTTGATGAGAGAAATCAAGGGGTCCTTTGAAAAAGCATCTGAATCGAGCAATTCCATTTCAAAATTGCTTTCTTATGGTCAAAGAATGAGTTTTTGCAAAGGTatcaatttttcttcttcttcttcttcttcttctttgtaaaCTGCTCTGTTTTTATGCATTTATTGATTCCTTATTGTTTCCATGGCGATTAAGATACAAGAACAGGCTCACGAGGTTTATTGTCTACTTTGAAGAAGCTGTCTGTTTGGGAGCAAAAACTGTACTTGGAAGTGAAGGTTATGCCTCTTTTTTTAATGGGTTTGTTCTGATTCTGCCATTTTTATGAAGATCTATTTCTGAGTTCATTAATGGATTGGGCTAGGCTGAGGAGAGATTGCGTATGCTCTTGGAGAAGAAATGCCGGCAGCTGAAGAATTTGATGGAGAAGAAGGCTGATGCTCGGAAAATTGATCCCCTTCGAAATTCCATCAGAAATTTGTcgattaaattgaaaatttcaattcaaGTTGTTGATAGGATTTCGATTACAATAAGCAAATTGAGAGATGAAGAATTTTTTGCAGAGATGAATGAATTGATTCGTGGGTAATGCCACAATATCCTTTTCTTTTAGCATAAATGTTCATAAAATCATTTATAATTTGCAtgcttgttcttgttcttgttaTTCACAGATTACAGAGCATGTGGAAATCCATGTTAGAAACTCACAAGCAACAAACCCAAGCACTAACAGACCCAAAACCCTTCGAATCAATCCTCAACGGCGCCCTCGACGACACTCATCTGGAAGCCGCCATGGATTTAAAACTCGAGCTCGAGAATTGGAGAACAAATTTCATCGAATTAATAGCCACTCAAAAGGACTGCATCAAAGCCCTGAACGGTTGGCTTCTCCGATGCCTATTATACGAACCCGACCCCGAAGAGACCCCCAACGGCGGCTGCCCGCCGCCTTTTTCTCCGGAAAGAATTGGAGCTCCTCCCGTGTTTGTAATCGGGCACCTATGGTCCGACACTGCCGATACATTCTCCGACAAGGACGTCTCTGAGGCCATACAGGGGCTGGTCTTGAAATTGGATCAGGCGCTTGAACAGCAGAGTTTGGATTTGCAGAGATTGGCGTTGGCGAATAAAGATTTAGAGAAGAAAATTAAGGTGAAGAAGACAACGACGATGAATCATGAGGAGAAGACAGTAGCAGTGGCGGCGGGAACTGTGCATAAAGTAGGGAAATTTAGTGGGTGTGAAATTCAATTGGGACTGAGGCAGATTTTTGTGGGGTTGACGAGGTTTTGTGGGGACTCCATTAAAGCTTACGAGGAGCTCTGTTGTTCAGCCATAACTGAAGAGAAACAAGAACAGAGTCAGAGCCAGTCAGGTCCGCCATAACTGCTgctatttccttttcttttctttgttttcacAGATTTTTTTTGGTAATTCATTCAATTAATTCTTTATTATTTGTATTTGATTAATTATGGTTTTATGATTAATTGGTATTGTTGATTGGTTATAATTTTGGGTGAGTGGCGAATGGAATAAATATGAATCCAATTTTGGTTGTAGTTGAGGAAATGAGGATAGTGGTGTTCATAGAATCATTGTTGGGTTGCTTAAATTTTGAACCAAACGGCTCTTTGATTGGGTAAAAGTAAAAGAGCTTCTTTGGAAAACTTTGCTATCTCACTGTCCACCTAAAtgactttctttttctctttttctttttcatttcttttttattatacaTTTACCTTTTTATCTAGGCCTAAGGTAGAAAGGACGACTTTGTACCACATACGAATCCAAAATATTAGCGGGTATATAAATATTTAGAGTTAGCTTTCAAACTTGTGTTTATCAATTATAGAAGTCTCATGACCATAGATTCTATCACCTATAAGTTTAATTGTATTTACAAATTTTGTAGAGTGATGTTATGGGCTCAAAAAACAACTATCAAATGCAATTATGTTATAATAGATTTTGCATGGCTATAAGGTTTTTGGAATGTGATTAAAAAGTTCTCTTGGCTTTTGATCACGAGGATGAGCTAACCAATCCTAACATCATTTATGGGAGTTTGATAATAAAGTTTAGTTGTTTGTCATTAAAAAGGGACCGGTATAATGCATGCAAGCAAAGTCAGGAAAATGACTTCTTTACTTGATTTTGAATAATAGTCAACGTGATGATGAGCACATTAGATATTTAACTAAAccgtgttttttttttacactcGGTTCCCCTTATCATTAAGTCGacattgtgtttatttttttgatttGAAATTAATGGAGTTTCAATTTTTAAGTACTAATTTTAGATTGCGATCTTTCATCATCAATAAGATTTTAAAGACAATTAACCTAAGTATGAACTTAGGTTAATTAAAAGCTCTTTTACAAGGACAAATTCCATCAAGCATAGTGGACAAGTAAATATTTTTAAGGGATGATAAATAATTTggtttgttttttaattaaacattgTTTTGGTGTGTTTAGGGATTATTAGCTCAACCAACCCATGTGTCCCTTTTCCTTTTTACTCCTCCAATATCCACGTCGTTGTTGCCACTACTCTATCTACCGTttgcttttttgtttttttgaaaacgaaaaagtTGGGGGctttttatgttttatgatATTGTTGTCAGGATCAAACAACTACACcatgaaattattattattatcattattattcatAGTTTTTAGTACAAACAATCAAGATTGAGTCGTCCACCTACCTCATTTAACTATTgaagatagaaaaaaaaaataataacaatttgaagGCTAGACTTAAAAACGAAAATTTTAATTCGGATTCATCTTCAAGTAGAAAAAGTTTTCAAGGTGGGATCAAgagtttgtttgtttgtttgtttttctttttacttttcagTTTTTAATTTAGGGTTATTTAATAGAAATCTTTGTGggttgaaaattgaaaatgagaATTGTGAAAGAGGATAAATACAAGAAAGAAGCACACGTTTGAAGGCGACGCTCATAAATGCCAATTTCTCTACTAACAACTTTTCCAccaaacaaaaaccaaaatttaatacgaaggaaaaacaaaaaacctaAACAGTCATTCATATCTTTCTGACACGTGCCATCATCCACCTCTCTCCACATTATCCCTTTTAAGTTTTTAAACAAATTACCTTTTTAGCatctaaatttaaataatagGTTCCAAAAGTTCTtccaataattataaaatttcattaacatagaatttaaagattaatttctaaaattcaCACTCTATTTAATACtatttttccaaattttaaatatcatataaccgtgatcaaaataaaatattttgaaattttaaagatAGATTGATCTATTACTATAAGCATGAGAACTCAAAAATGTACATTTATTTAAGATTAATCTCGTTGAATACTTTGGTCTTTTAATTTAGCTACATTTAATTTATTCAACAAATATGTCTTGTCTCTCCTAAATACAATTAACGACGGATTTAATATAGACTCAGACAACTCGAGTTTATTTTCAACTTTATattctttatataatatataaaaaaaaggttCGAATAATATTAACTTTGTTGTAGTAAAAATGTATTCCAACTTTAAATCTAAGTTCATGTCTCATCGTTAAATTTCTAGATTTGTTTCTAAATGTAATAAATAAACTGAGTTATTTTATTAGTCCAAATCTAGTCAATAAAATTACGAAAACCGTAAACTTAATTACCTAAAGTAAAtctatttttcatattttaccATATCATGGCTTTTGATAAATTGAGTTAGCATCCAATGATAAACAGATAAAGTTGATGATGAGGAtctaactcttttttttttttttaccatattTGTATCTAATCACTATGGATATTGAGAGAACTGCCCGTAATGATtatggtttttcttttcttttgtcaattTTGATTAGATTTGGAATCCTATTTTGGTTAACCACACCACTACCtttgttctatttttatttttaaaattttaaaattctttttatCAAGTAAATAAAGACTTTCGAGAATTATTATTTACGTCAGGTTTAAAACAAGATAAAATCTATCTTGAAAATGTGAGTTCGTCAAATAAACCGAAACAATACTCAAAATACACATTTTCATATAAACTTTCAAATTAATTTCATATTAGTCCATAATTATTAAAGTATTTGTTAATACTTGCATCTAAAATTGTTTTTTATACATATGTACGGTATAAATAGATAAACTTTGAAAGAAACACAAcattttaatttgttaattttatGAAAGTTAACgataaattaatttttgtgTTCGTTAATATAACTGTGTAAAGATTAATTTCACTAAAATTAGTGAATATATAGAGATTCTTACATAGCTATTTATTAACGAGAATTAGTGAAAATTGGTCAATTTGAATTTTTCTCTCGAGTAAAATTGGatacaatttgaaaaaaaaacgaatctttttcctttttcttactGTATTATTTCGAAGAAACCATAAGGGTATGTATGGAAACTcctttgtttttaaaaaataattttttaaaaacaaatttatttgacaattaattcactttttttcttttaaacaatagacttgttttaaaaattatgaaagaaaattaaaaataaaaagaacaaacttttacttttaaaaaagtaaaaataaaataatttcaaacctatatggtttttgtttttaatagaaaaagtttaaaaaacacaaaagactaaatgcaaaaaaaaaaaaaaaaaaaaaaaggtgaaatGGTTAGGAAACCAGCAATTAATTATGAGATATTAAGAAAAACATTTAGAAGATATAAACATTTGGAAAATGGTACCAAATGCTACTGAAGATTCATGGGATAAAgatatttatagaaaataaCTAAACTATGATATTCTAATGCTACATTAAATATGCAATAGTGTAGCTAGTTTATAGTTATGATATTTTAATACCTTCTAATAGACATTATTATTGATATTGACGCAAcccttaatttttatttgatttgaggACAAAAAATCTTATTTTACAGATTTTATTTAAAACTTATAAAAAATCAAGTCAATAATATTTTTTCTATCAACAACAAAATTATAGTTTGAATTATTCAACACATATTgttgaaataaataaacaatatgaaagttaaaaaattagttgtttttaaataaatattttattatgtaGAATTATGTTGAATTCAAAAGAATCATCCGAAACTTTTTGTATTGTATCGCATAAGAAGGCAACAAAACAAATTAGTTGCCAATCTAATTTTATTCGTAcatatcatctaattttaaacGCTAAATTCAAACACACGTCTGGAGAAGATATTATAGAGAAGGTTATTCGCGTTAACAACTTCTCCTGTCGTTCTCTACCTTCTTTTCCTCATACTAAAAGCTatatgtataatatatataggCTCTTCAATCAAATGACCTTTAGTACGGTATTGACCATTCTACAATAGAATTCGAAATCTAAACATAATATTTATATAGTAAGAGCAacataacaataataatagtacgtttttcttttaaaaaagtaaatgaaaCTTGGAAGTATATGGACATGAAATGATACATTATTATATGTCCCTGTCCCTATTTAGtacaagaaaaatattttttccacGACCTCTCGACGTTCATAGCTTAAATGGAGAATCGTCACCTGTTAGAGATAAATCCCACAAAAGTTTAAAACTATTTCCTACAAACAATTATATATCACGTGCAAAATGATACTTTTATGAAATACTTTGATGGTATATTGAATTCTAATTTTGATATATACTAGTTTGTTCGTAACAACATTTTTCATATGTATGAAAAGGATCCAATCTTGATGAGTTTTGGAGCTGATTGAAGAAGGTGATGCAAATGTAGAATCCATTTGGGTGTTTGTCTGTAATTTTGAATATTCCATTAAACACAAACCTTTTTCAATCACatccaaattaatttatttcttttaggccctatgtttatatttttagaagattcattttgatttttatatCTTCAACTTTTATACTGATTGTTATACTATTTTGATCATTTTTAGTATCACTATTTTCATGTAAGGTCAAAATTTTAACACTTTGTTGAAATAAATTTGTTAGttattaatttagtttaaaatttcACGTGAacatttaaaacaataatataaaactaCCCAATggattttagaaaaaaaatcctTTAAATATGGTAATACGAGTTAacttaattataaatataacaacttTTTATCTATATATGATAAAAATCATGTTAGATTTAGAAAAATATCAATCTTGATAGATGTCTATTTAAGCTTTTCGttgatagaaaataaaatttataatatttataaatattttaaaccgttttgctattaaaaaaaataatttttaacttattttcttttagaaaaaatataGATTAGAAGGttagattttgaaaaaataatgtACCCTAAATAAGAAATTAATTTACCATGGGTTGAAATGTAATAAAAGAGCGTAGAAAAACATGCAACGAAAGAGAAATGTAATTGTGAACtataaaatcaataaaaaaaagaataataacaataaaaaaactacggaaatttaaattacaaataaaacTAAGGTTccaaatcaattttattttatttggttatGTTTCATTCCATTAGGAGCCATCAAACACCCGGGGAGTAGGGTTGTTGTTGTGATGGGTTGAAATGAAGGCTAATAATTATTCCACCATCATaactatttattatttttctactgaaaaaataattaataataatcatcatcattattattattattattatatgattttatttttatagaaAAGATAATACATAGTTTTGtggaaaatataataaaataagagagagagagaaagagagaaatgaaAGGAGGACGTGACAGTACAGCGCGAGAAACAAAAAAGAGACGTTATAACGAAATGACGAAACCACCCCTTCACTCTCCAAAAAATGACAACTCAATGCAAGGAGGAAGCAGAGAGAAAGACAGAGGTCTTGTCAGTACCCAGCTATGGAAAATAAACAAAcccaagaaaaattaaattattattattaaaaaaaatatcaagaGAGAGGagaacaagaacaagaaagtgagagagagagagagagagagagagagagagagagagagagagcaagCAAGATGAGCTAGCTAGCTCTAGCTTAGCTCCATGAGAAGAAGAAACAGTATGAACTAAAAAGAAAGATCCTTTCTTCTTaacatctctctctctctctctctatcctTTTATCATATCCCTCTTTTTTGAAACAGAGTCTTTGTAAATTGAAACTTCTGGAGTAGTTCTTctgtatgatttttttttaagtaaaaggGAGTTATGGGCTGCTGTGGATCCTCCTTACAGAGGGCTCACAGTCTAGGACTAGGAGCTGGTAAAAGCAACCATATCCCACATCCCCAAAACAATTTTCAATCTCATCCTTCTAATGGGTCTTCTGA
This genomic window contains:
- the LOC103502633 gene encoding uncharacterized protein LOC103502633, encoding MVGVFRRSLSFPNKPVASPAAPRPQKPRISRHLRSISLPCRSHPLISSLKDEIANLKYWSSTDQRTAAWLCRGLAAVKLVHDYLDDILQLPQSREAMGRLSATWVENVLEGFLRFIDAYGIFQNLILGFLEEHVAAQVGMRRKEETKVELYKKAKKRMAKETGELGSVVRAGVTVVGEVEVEEEELTAAVKDVMEVTGMVSVAVFEGIGMSLGWRRRNRNWMRKGTKVKLENGIMEFMEMGVKKSEEDEVRMKDLEEWIRSIQDGTQNFFRTLMNTRVSILNALSH
- the LOC103502634 gene encoding protein ALTERED PHOSPHATE STARVATION RESPONSE 1-like, translated to MGCASSKLDNLPAVALCRDRCKFLDQALVSTHSLIDSHSAYADSLDKTASALRRLFDQDGETGGGDLKCAPPPPAAPKKDRSDSDSDSEEEEEDGCFDQEKPLSPPVGSFMFSNYDSARGQPPPPPPTGSSWDFFNFFDSYERYEQPIFNWDREGADRKLPTTKVVAKKKKKPALVVDSKKNEVTEKSNQPEKKIDDPKMSVLDLMREIKGSFEKASESSNSISKLLSYGQRMSFCKDTRTGSRGLLSTLKKLSVWEQKLYLEVKAEERLRMLLEKKCRQLKNLMEKKADARKIDPLRNSIRNLSIKLKISIQVVDRISITISKLRDEEFFAEMNELIRGLQSMWKSMLETHKQQTQALTDPKPFESILNGALDDTHLEAAMDLKLELENWRTNFIELIATQKDCIKALNGWLLRCLLYEPDPEETPNGGCPPPFSPERIGAPPVFVIGHLWSDTADTFSDKDVSEAIQGLVLKLDQALEQQSLDLQRLALANKDLEKKIKVKKTTTMNHEEKTVAVAAGTVHKVGKFSGCEIQLGLRQIFVGLTRFCGDSIKAYEELCCSAITEEKQEQSQSQSGPP